From the genome of Effusibacillus lacus, one region includes:
- a CDS encoding phosphopentomutase codes for MNGYNRVILIVLDSCGIGEMTDAADYGDVGANTIGNIARAVGSLNVPNMAKLGLGRIHPIQGVPTAPVAGAYGKMAEQSAGKDTTNGHWEMVGVKLEHPLPTYPEGFPREIMDEFEQRIGRKTLGNKPASGTEILKELGDEHMRTGFPIVYTSADSVFQIAAHEEVIPLDELYRYCGIARELLVGPHGVGRVIARPFVGSNGQFTRTANRRDYSLLFGRTVLNELQDAGLEVIGIGKIEDIYGGSGITGGVHTEDNMDGVDKTLDYMKNVDRGLIFANLVDFDAKYGHRNDPAGFARAIEQFDGRLPEIVAAMREDDLLILTADHGCDPTTEGTDHTREFVPVLLYGKHMQSAIDIGTRDTFADLGATIAENFGVPNPGIGTSFYQMIKRQEA; via the coding sequence ATGAACGGATACAACCGTGTGATCCTCATAGTGTTGGACAGCTGCGGCATAGGAGAGATGACGGATGCGGCGGATTACGGGGATGTGGGTGCAAACACCATCGGCAACATAGCCAGAGCGGTTGGCAGCCTGAACGTACCCAATATGGCTAAGCTCGGATTGGGAAGGATTCACCCCATTCAAGGCGTTCCCACAGCCCCTGTGGCAGGTGCATATGGAAAAATGGCCGAGCAGTCGGCCGGCAAAGATACCACCAATGGCCATTGGGAAATGGTCGGAGTGAAGCTGGAGCATCCGCTCCCCACCTATCCGGAGGGATTTCCCCGGGAGATCATGGATGAATTCGAACAGCGGATCGGCCGCAAAACATTGGGCAACAAACCGGCTTCCGGGACTGAAATCCTGAAGGAACTCGGTGATGAACATATGCGCACCGGGTTTCCCATTGTATACACTTCCGCTGACAGTGTGTTTCAGATTGCAGCTCATGAAGAAGTGATACCGCTTGACGAGCTCTATCGGTATTGCGGGATTGCGAGGGAGCTGCTGGTGGGGCCGCACGGGGTCGGACGGGTAATTGCCCGCCCGTTTGTCGGATCCAACGGTCAGTTTACAAGAACTGCAAACCGACGGGATTATTCCTTGCTGTTTGGACGAACGGTGTTAAACGAATTGCAGGATGCGGGGTTAGAGGTCATCGGAATCGGCAAGATCGAAGACATTTACGGCGGTTCCGGCATCACCGGAGGGGTTCATACGGAAGACAACATGGACGGGGTGGACAAAACCCTCGACTATATGAAGAATGTGGACAGAGGCTTGATCTTTGCCAATCTCGTGGACTTTGACGCCAAATACGGTCACCGCAACGACCCCGCCGGGTTTGCCAGGGCCATCGAACAGTTTGACGGGCGCTTGCCGGAAATCGTTGCGGCCATGCGGGAAGACGACCTGTTGATTTTGACTGCCGATCATGGATGTGACCCGACTACGGAGGGAACGGATCATACCAGAGAATTTGTTCCGGTGCTGCTTTATGGCAAGCACATGCAGTCGGCAATTGACATCGGCACCCGGGATACGTTTGCCGATTTGGGAGCCACGATTGCGGAGAATTTCGGTGTTCCGAACCCGGGTATCGGCACCAGCTTCTATCAGATGATCAAACGGCAGGAGGCGTAA
- a CDS encoding GAF domain-containing protein, with protein sequence MSFSIERISGTKQDFYLTLAEQLEHLLEGETDWLANLANASALLWMQLDDINWAGFYLLKEGELVLGPFQGKPACVRIPVGKGVCGTAAATKATQLVRDVHQFPGHIACDAASRSEIVVPILIGNRVVGVLDIDSPILARFDETDQAGLELFTNKLKAMIDWDRIA encoded by the coding sequence TTGTCGTTCTCAATTGAGAGAATCTCTGGCACCAAACAGGATTTTTATCTAACACTGGCAGAACAACTTGAGCATTTGCTGGAAGGGGAAACCGATTGGCTGGCCAATTTGGCAAACGCGTCTGCCCTGCTTTGGATGCAGCTTGATGATATCAATTGGGCAGGCTTTTATTTGTTGAAAGAAGGGGAACTGGTCCTGGGACCGTTTCAGGGAAAGCCTGCTTGCGTCCGTATCCCCGTAGGCAAAGGGGTCTGTGGAACTGCAGCGGCAACCAAAGCAACGCAACTTGTCAGGGATGTTCACCAGTTCCCAGGACATATCGCCTGTGATGCGGCTTCACGCTCGGAAATCGTGGTGCCGATCCTGATTGGGAACCGGGTGGTGGGAGTCCTTGACATTGACAGTCCGATTCTTGCCCGGTTTGACGAAACAGATCAAGCAGGACTGGAGTTGTTCACAAACAAGTTGAAAGCGATGATCGACTGGGACCGCATTGCCTGA
- the spoIIAB gene encoding anti-sigma F factor, whose amino-acid sequence MARNFMKLEFPSLSRNESFARVSVAAFVSQLDPDMEELTEIKTVVSEAVTNAIIHGYEGKEGIVTVTCSLEGNRLELIVEDQGVGISDIDQARQPLFTSKPELERSGMGFTIMENFMDEIEITSELNRGTRVRLVKSIKSAHALGH is encoded by the coding sequence ATGGCCCGCAATTTTATGAAACTTGAGTTTCCGAGCCTGTCCCGGAACGAGTCCTTTGCGCGGGTTTCAGTTGCCGCATTTGTATCCCAACTGGATCCCGACATGGAAGAACTGACGGAAATCAAGACTGTTGTTTCAGAGGCTGTAACAAATGCAATTATTCACGGATATGAAGGCAAAGAAGGAATTGTAACAGTTACTTGTTCCTTGGAAGGAAACAGGCTTGAACTCATTGTTGAAGACCAAGGCGTCGGCATCTCCGACATTGATCAGGCCCGCCAACCGCTGTTTACATCCAAGCCTGAACTTGAGCGCTCAGGCATGGGATTTACCATTATGGAAAACTTTATGGACGAAATTGAAATTACATCTGAGCTTAACAGGGGAACAAGAGTCCGTTTGGTGAAAAGTATCAAAAGTGCTCATGCATTAGGGCATTAA
- a CDS encoding pyrimidine-nucleoside phosphorylase, protein MRMYDLIRKKRDGETLSKREIEYIVRGFTDGLIPDYQMAALAMAIYFRGMDSRETADLTMAMAASGEMVDLSSIEGVKVDKHSTGGVGDTTTLVLAPLVAAAGVPVAKMSGRGLGHTGGTIDKLESIPGFSVELTEEQFVQNVNTMKLALIGQTGEIAPADKKLYALRDVTATVDTIPLIASSIMSKKLAAGADAIVLDVKTGEGAFMKTQEGSFSLAKAMVDIGTQLGRKTIAVVSDMNQPLGYAIGNALEVKEAIDTLQGRGPGDLEELCLELGSHMLVLAGRVPDQDAAKDLLRELIASGAGLEALKRFVQAQGGDPSVIDQPERLPQAKRFEPFLAGEDGYVSYIHAEVVGTCAMMLGAGRERKDSVIDLAVGIVLKKKVGDPVKKGEPLAILHVNDESRLDETLALLRGSFEIHPSPVPKPPLIYGIVTSEKIDRYY, encoded by the coding sequence ATGCGCATGTACGACTTGATCCGCAAAAAGCGGGATGGGGAAACTTTGAGCAAGCGGGAGATTGAATACATTGTCCGGGGGTTCACCGATGGTTTGATTCCCGATTATCAGATGGCAGCCCTTGCCATGGCCATCTATTTCCGCGGGATGGACTCCCGGGAAACGGCCGATTTGACAATGGCGATGGCTGCTTCCGGAGAGATGGTGGACCTGTCCTCCATTGAGGGTGTCAAGGTCGATAAACATTCGACCGGCGGTGTTGGCGACACCACCACATTGGTATTGGCGCCGCTTGTGGCGGCAGCCGGTGTTCCCGTCGCCAAGATGTCCGGAAGAGGATTGGGCCACACCGGGGGAACCATCGACAAGCTGGAATCCATTCCGGGTTTTTCCGTGGAATTGACGGAAGAACAATTTGTTCAAAACGTAAACACCATGAAACTGGCTCTTATCGGACAAACGGGGGAAATCGCTCCTGCCGACAAGAAGTTATATGCACTTCGGGATGTAACGGCAACTGTTGATACAATCCCGTTGATTGCCAGTTCCATCATGAGCAAAAAATTGGCTGCCGGCGCGGATGCCATTGTGTTGGATGTGAAAACCGGGGAAGGGGCCTTTATGAAAACGCAGGAAGGATCCTTCTCCCTGGCCAAAGCGATGGTGGACATCGGAACGCAGTTGGGGCGCAAAACAATTGCAGTCGTCTCCGATATGAATCAGCCCCTTGGATATGCCATCGGCAATGCGTTGGAAGTGAAAGAGGCAATTGATACACTTCAAGGCCGCGGACCTGGCGATTTGGAGGAACTGTGTCTGGAGCTTGGTTCCCACATGCTTGTCCTTGCCGGCAGAGTTCCCGATCAAGATGCAGCCAAGGATCTGTTGCGGGAATTGATCGCATCGGGAGCCGGTCTGGAGGCGTTGAAACGCTTTGTGCAAGCCCAGGGGGGAGACCCGTCCGTGATCGATCAACCGGAACGATTGCCGCAAGCCAAACGGTTTGAACCATTCCTGGCCGGGGAAGACGGGTATGTCTCTTACATTCATGCGGAAGTGGTCGGCACCTGCGCCATGATGCTGGGTGCCGGGCGGGAACGGAAAGACTCCGTAATCGATTTGGCTGTTGGAATCGTGCTGAAGAAAAAAGTCGGCGATCCGGTAAAAAAGGGAGAACCCTTGGCAATCCTCCACGTCAATGACGAGTCGAGGCTTGATGAAACACTTGCTTTGCTCAGGGGTTCCTTTGAGATTCATCCTTCTCCTGTACCCAAACCGCCGCTGATTTATGGAATTGTGACAAGCGAAAAGATAGACCGTTATTACTAG
- a CDS encoding D-alanyl-D-alanine carboxypeptidase family protein, whose translation AAESRAEDKKQQVQIAKNAVSAILMDAATGQILFEKNSHEKLPPASITKIMTMLLVMEALESGKVKLTDKIRTSERAASMGGSQVYLEPGEEMTLEDMMKAIALGSANDASVAVAEHLAGSEEEFVRLMNERAEQLGMKNTHFSNCNGLPVENHYTSAHDIAVMSRELLKHELILKWTSMYQDYLRKETEKPFWLVNTNKLVRFYQGVDGLKTGFTQESKYCLSATAKRGDFRVIAVVLGEPTSPTRNAEIAGMFDWAFANYFSEPIYKKGEIVQQAQVDKGSPGTIPLLAQDTIGILMKKGEKKDAFTYRVEYVPVKAPVQKGTVVGHVVIYKNGQETARSNIVAGQDVEKAGFGTIFKRTYGNWLRLGG comes from the coding sequence CAGCCGCGGAGTCCAGGGCAGAGGACAAGAAACAGCAGGTTCAGATAGCAAAGAATGCAGTTTCAGCCATCTTGATGGATGCGGCCACAGGCCAAATCCTGTTCGAGAAAAACAGTCATGAGAAATTGCCACCCGCCAGCATTACCAAGATCATGACCATGCTGCTTGTAATGGAGGCTCTGGAGTCGGGGAAAGTAAAGCTGACGGACAAGATCCGAACCAGCGAAAGGGCCGCTTCCATGGGTGGTTCCCAGGTGTATCTTGAACCTGGTGAAGAGATGACGCTGGAAGATATGATGAAAGCCATTGCTTTGGGTTCGGCGAATGATGCATCGGTGGCTGTTGCCGAACACTTGGCCGGATCGGAAGAAGAATTTGTCAGACTAATGAATGAACGCGCGGAACAGTTGGGGATGAAGAACACCCATTTCTCCAACTGCAACGGATTGCCGGTGGAGAACCATTATACTTCGGCCCATGACATAGCCGTGATGTCAAGGGAATTGCTGAAACACGAACTTATACTCAAGTGGACGTCCATGTATCAGGATTATCTGCGCAAGGAGACAGAGAAACCTTTCTGGTTGGTGAACACGAACAAACTGGTCCGGTTTTACCAAGGGGTTGACGGACTTAAAACCGGGTTTACCCAGGAATCCAAATATTGTCTGTCGGCAACTGCCAAGCGGGGAGATTTCAGAGTGATTGCCGTTGTGCTGGGAGAGCCTACTTCACCCACCCGGAACGCGGAAATTGCAGGCATGTTTGATTGGGCCTTTGCCAATTATTTCAGTGAACCTATTTACAAAAAAGGGGAGATCGTCCAGCAAGCGCAAGTGGACAAAGGCTCACCCGGAACCATTCCGCTCTTGGCACAGGATACCATTGGCATCCTGATGAAAAAAGGGGAGAAGAAAGACGCCTTCACTTATCGGGTAGAATACGTTCCGGTCAAGGCTCCCGTCCAAAAAGGTACTGTCGTGGGGCACGTGGTCATCTATAAAAACGGACAAGAAACTGCCCGCAGCAACATTGTGGCAGGACAGGACGTGGAAAAAGCGGGTTTTGGCACGATATTCAAGCGAACTTATGGCAATTGGCTCCGTCTTGGCGGATGA
- a CDS encoding helix-turn-helix domain-containing protein: protein MQKTLGQKIKHLRRSKNLTQGELGHGLVTPSMISQIEADKASPSLKLLAELADRLGVSLDYFLNEIQAKTEVNGTLKSARALMEAGKFESALKLLLELLNDQTVHCPSTEIRLDVAQCLEKTGKTEEALALYDEIHRNCISRGEYLYCVKALRAMGQIEFEKGNLILADFHWNKAAALGLRELGGENDLLSDVLLLLARSQNRLGSHADALETLKQAKSILQDQSDAKKTAVLMQTYCEVHRDLGLYKKAEEYAQDAISLYKSLNMPVEAVYMTATLAQILDENGRSEEALNLLRNCFEQSDSDVMENISYLHSVIARIFMRLGMFDEAQSHCEKVLVLGDNDHDARIRAYRTLSEISFKREQYSQAIYYCEQLIQMGQLQNRIAELARSFALLSGIYKQQGNYASATETFLRMQKVVETNLREITVS from the coding sequence ATGCAAAAAACTCTCGGACAAAAAATCAAACACCTGCGTAGGAGCAAGAACTTGACACAGGGAGAACTTGGACATGGCTTGGTGACACCCAGCATGATCAGTCAAATAGAAGCCGACAAAGCAAGTCCGTCACTGAAATTGTTAGCGGAACTTGCTGACCGGCTGGGAGTGAGTCTTGATTATTTCCTTAATGAAATCCAGGCCAAAACGGAGGTCAATGGAACGTTAAAGTCTGCACGGGCTTTAATGGAAGCGGGAAAGTTCGAATCGGCACTTAAACTTTTGCTGGAATTGCTTAATGACCAGACCGTTCATTGTCCCTCTACGGAAATCCGGCTGGATGTGGCGCAGTGTTTGGAAAAAACGGGCAAAACGGAAGAAGCGCTTGCTCTCTATGACGAGATTCACCGCAATTGCATAAGCCGGGGCGAATACCTATATTGCGTCAAAGCGCTGCGGGCCATGGGTCAAATCGAATTTGAAAAAGGAAATTTGATTCTGGCGGACTTCCATTGGAACAAAGCGGCGGCTCTTGGACTCCGGGAGCTTGGCGGCGAAAACGATCTGCTGTCAGACGTGCTGTTGCTCCTGGCCAGATCCCAAAACAGACTGGGGTCCCATGCGGATGCATTGGAAACGTTGAAACAAGCCAAATCGATCCTGCAAGATCAATCGGACGCCAAAAAAACCGCCGTTCTTATGCAAACCTATTGCGAAGTGCATCGGGACCTGGGCCTGTATAAGAAAGCCGAGGAATATGCCCAGGATGCGATTTCCCTATATAAGAGCCTGAACATGCCTGTGGAAGCCGTATACATGACTGCAACACTCGCTCAGATTCTGGATGAAAACGGGCGATCGGAGGAAGCTCTCAATCTCCTCCGGAATTGCTTTGAACAATCCGATAGTGATGTCATGGAGAACATCTCTTACCTGCATTCGGTTATCGCAAGAATCTTCATGAGATTGGGCATGTTTGACGAAGCACAATCCCACTGCGAGAAAGTCCTTGTCCTGGGAGACAATGATCATGATGCAAGAATTCGGGCTTACAGGACATTATCTGAGATCAGCTTCAAGCGTGAACAATATTCGCAAGCCATCTATTATTGCGAACAACTGATCCAAATGGGGCAGCTCCAGAATCGCATCGCCGAACTGGCTCGCTCTTTTGCCCTGTTATCCGGTATTTACAAACAGCAAGGAAACTATGCAAGCGCCACGGAAACATTTCTGCGCATGCAAAAAGTGGTGGAAACCAACCTTCGTGAAATTACCGTCTCCTAA
- a CDS encoding purine-nucleoside phosphorylase, translating into MTFVQKIEETVTYIRSKSNLTPRVGLILGSGLGVLADEIENATIIDFGDIPNFPVSTVEGHAGKLVIGMLEGCPVVAMQGRFHFYEGYTQKELTFPVYGMKFLGCDTLIVTNACGGMNRNFQPGDLMLIADHINFTGSNPLIGANDPKLGPRFPDMSQAYNRELIAIAERTAVKIGIKVQKGVYAAISGPAYCTPSELIMLRNLGADAVGMSTVPEVIAANHTGLKVLGISCVTDMAIGEELEPLTHEQVVEVANRTRPKFITLVKGFLSEVR; encoded by the coding sequence ATGACCTTTGTCCAGAAAATTGAAGAAACCGTAACATACATACGTTCAAAATCGAATCTTACACCCCGGGTGGGTTTGATTCTGGGATCGGGCCTTGGCGTATTGGCCGACGAGATTGAGAACGCCACCATCATCGATTTTGGGGACATCCCGAACTTTCCCGTATCTACAGTTGAGGGGCATGCAGGTAAATTGGTAATCGGCATGCTTGAGGGCTGTCCGGTTGTTGCCATGCAGGGAAGATTTCATTTCTACGAAGGGTACACCCAGAAGGAACTGACATTTCCGGTTTATGGAATGAAATTTCTCGGTTGTGACACACTGATTGTCACCAATGCCTGTGGGGGCATGAACCGAAACTTCCAGCCAGGCGATTTGATGCTGATTGCCGATCACATCAACTTCACGGGAAGCAATCCGCTGATCGGAGCCAATGACCCGAAATTGGGACCCCGTTTCCCCGACATGTCGCAAGCTTACAATCGTGAGTTGATTGCAATTGCCGAGAGAACGGCCGTGAAAATCGGGATCAAAGTGCAGAAAGGTGTGTATGCGGCCATATCAGGACCCGCTTACTGCACTCCATCGGAACTGATTATGTTGAGAAACCTGGGGGCCGATGCCGTGGGAATGTCGACTGTGCCCGAGGTCATTGCGGCAAACCACACGGGGTTGAAAGTGCTGGGGATTTCCTGTGTTACCGACATGGCCATTGGGGAGGAGCTTGAACCGCTTACGCATGAGCAAGTGGTGGAAGTGGCCAACCGGACCCGTCCCAAGTTTATTACACTCGTCAAAGGCTTTCTGTCAGAGGTGCGTTGA
- the spoVAE gene encoding stage V sporulation protein AE, translating into MTFVWAFVIGGLICVAGQLLMDLTTLTPAHVMVVLVVAGAILDGLGLYDPLIEFAGAGASVPITSFGNALVHGAMQEANSSGLIGIITGIFEVTSAGISSAIIFSFLAALVFRARG; encoded by the coding sequence ATGACGTTTGTCTGGGCTTTCGTAATCGGAGGGCTGATTTGTGTAGCCGGGCAATTGTTAATGGATTTGACAACTCTTACCCCCGCTCATGTGATGGTTGTACTTGTGGTGGCAGGAGCGATTTTGGACGGATTGGGGTTATACGATCCATTGATTGAGTTTGCCGGAGCCGGGGCTTCAGTCCCAATTACCAGCTTCGGCAATGCGTTGGTTCACGGGGCCATGCAGGAAGCCAATTCCAGCGGTTTGATCGGGATTATTACCGGGATCTTCGAGGTTACCAGCGCCGGAATCTCTTCCGCCATCATTTTCAGCTTTCTGGCAGCGCTGGTATTTAGAGCCAGAGGATAA
- the sigF gene encoding RNA polymerase sporulation sigma factor SigF, translating to MERNQASSQGKLTDEQVKELIAKSQAGDQTARETLVVANQRLVWSVVQRFLNRGYEPDDLFQIGCIGLMKAIDKFDLSFEVRFSTYAVPMIIGEIQRFLRDDSTVKISRSLKETARQIRRVRDELSKNMGRQPHINEVAEAMGMEPAEVVFAQEALRQPASIHETVFENDGDPIYLMDQIADDNQERWFDKLSLHDALAKLPERERLIVFLRFFRDKTQAEVADVLGISQVQVSRLEKRILQTIKDQLG from the coding sequence ATGGAAAGAAATCAGGCTTCTTCACAAGGCAAACTGACTGATGAACAAGTTAAGGAATTGATCGCGAAAAGCCAAGCGGGGGATCAGACAGCCAGAGAAACATTGGTGGTAGCCAACCAAAGATTGGTGTGGTCAGTGGTACAGCGATTCCTGAACCGGGGGTATGAACCGGACGATCTGTTTCAGATCGGTTGCATAGGTTTGATGAAAGCGATCGACAAGTTCGACCTCAGTTTTGAAGTCCGCTTTTCAACCTATGCAGTTCCCATGATAATCGGGGAAATCCAACGTTTCTTGCGGGACGACTCCACCGTAAAGATCTCCAGATCGCTCAAGGAGACAGCCCGCCAGATCCGCAGGGTGCGTGACGAATTGTCCAAAAATATGGGCCGGCAGCCCCATATCAACGAGGTAGCGGAAGCCATGGGAATGGAACCCGCAGAAGTGGTGTTTGCGCAGGAAGCGCTGCGTCAACCTGCTTCTATCCATGAAACCGTGTTTGAAAACGACGGCGATCCCATTTATCTGATGGACCAGATTGCAGATGACAACCAGGAACGCTGGTTCGACAAACTGTCTTTGCATGACGCACTGGCCAAACTTCCAGAGCGGGAGAGGCTGATTGTGTTCCTGCGATTCTTCAGAGACAAGACGCAAGCGGAGGTTGCCGATGTATTGGGTATTTCACAGGTGCAAGTTTCCCGGCTGGAAAAGCGGATCCTGCAAACGATCAAAGACCAGTTGGGATAA
- the spoVAD gene encoding stage V sporulation protein AD, protein MAKVGKQTWSFKNSPRILGSSAVGGPKEGEGPLRDDFDVLHDDPYVGQKNWEKAEEQLLKESIQMAVKKAGLQSDQIDMVIAGDLINQISISNFSARSLGIPFYGIFGACSTSMQGLALAAQLVDSGYAYYAVAATSSHNATAERQFRYPTEYGGQKPPTAHCTVTGAGAALVGKGTEGPMITFATIGKVIDMGIKSPWEMGSAMAPAAADTILAHFRDTGRTPDDYDLIITGDLARVGNPIARDLLEKEGCSVSEKFTDCGILIYNPDQPDVFSGGSGCACCAAVTYGHLMKRIRKGDLKRVLVVATGALLSPLTVQQGETIPCIAHAVSIEAGGETS, encoded by the coding sequence ATGGCGAAGGTGGGAAAGCAAACGTGGAGTTTCAAGAATTCTCCACGCATACTGGGATCTTCTGCCGTTGGAGGCCCCAAAGAAGGGGAAGGACCTCTTCGTGACGATTTTGATGTGCTGCATGACGATCCGTATGTGGGGCAAAAAAACTGGGAAAAGGCAGAGGAACAACTGTTGAAAGAATCGATTCAGATGGCGGTAAAAAAGGCCGGCCTGCAATCGGATCAGATCGATATGGTAATAGCCGGAGACCTGATCAATCAGATCAGCATCTCAAATTTCTCCGCCCGATCCTTGGGAATTCCTTTCTATGGGATATTTGGGGCATGTTCGACGTCGATGCAAGGGTTGGCGCTGGCGGCCCAGCTTGTTGATTCCGGATATGCCTATTACGCGGTTGCCGCAACCTCCAGCCACAATGCTACGGCAGAACGGCAATTTCGGTATCCGACCGAATATGGAGGGCAGAAACCGCCAACCGCCCACTGCACGGTTACAGGAGCCGGAGCCGCTCTCGTGGGAAAGGGAACGGAGGGCCCCATGATAACATTCGCCACCATTGGCAAAGTGATCGACATGGGGATCAAAAGTCCTTGGGAAATGGGTTCTGCCATGGCACCGGCTGCCGCTGACACCATACTGGCCCACTTTCGGGACACGGGAAGAACTCCGGACGACTACGACCTGATCATTACCGGGGATCTTGCCCGGGTCGGGAATCCCATAGCCCGTGATTTGCTGGAAAAAGAAGGTTGCTCTGTAAGCGAGAAATTTACCGACTGCGGGATTCTTATCTACAATCCGGACCAACCGGATGTATTTTCAGGTGGAAGCGGGTGCGCCTGTTGTGCTGCTGTCACTTACGGACATTTGATGAAACGGATCCGGAAAGGGGATTTGAAGCGTGTCCTGGTAGTCGCCACAGGCGCTTTGCTGTCGCCTCTCACTGTTCAGCAAGGGGAAACCATCCCCTGTATAGCGCACGCTGTATCGATTGAAGCCGGAGGTGAGACATCATGA
- the spoVAC gene encoding stage V sporulation protein AC, giving the protein MIASGKKAKQGYKQFAKARTPQRPVGRNVIRAFLVGGTICLIGQLVQTFYMTVFDFSKKEAANPTVATLIFLSVLLTGLGVYDRIGQWAGAGSAVPVTGFANSMASAALEYKSEGYVLGVAGNMFRLAGPVIVYGTVAAFFVALVRYLVERL; this is encoded by the coding sequence ATGATAGCAAGCGGGAAGAAAGCCAAACAAGGCTACAAACAATTTGCCAAGGCAAGAACCCCCCAACGTCCTGTCGGAAGAAACGTGATTCGCGCCTTTCTGGTAGGGGGAACCATATGCCTGATCGGGCAATTGGTTCAGACCTTCTACATGACGGTCTTTGACTTTTCCAAAAAGGAGGCTGCCAACCCAACGGTTGCCACCTTAATCTTCCTTTCTGTCCTCTTGACGGGCTTGGGTGTGTACGACCGGATCGGGCAATGGGCCGGTGCAGGTTCTGCCGTTCCTGTTACAGGGTTTGCGAATTCGATGGCTTCCGCTGCATTGGAATACAAAAGTGAAGGATACGTGCTGGGAGTAGCGGGCAATATGTTTAGACTCGCAGGACCAGTCATCGTATATGGCACCGTGGCGGCGTTTTTTGTTGCTTTGGTTCGCTATTTGGTCGAGCGGTTATAA
- a CDS encoding purine-nucleoside phosphorylase, translating to MAELLHRIQEAAKAIKDRVQPVPAVGLVLGSGLGVLAEEVQDAIRVPYGEIPHFPVSTVEGHAGQFVFGTFAGKFVAMMQGRFHYYEGYSLEQVTFPVRVMKQLGIDTIIVTNAAGGINPEWEAGDLMLIRDHLNLTSQNPLIGHNEADLGPRFPDMSDAYNRELRELVKQVADKLGIGLREGVYAGLTGPSYETPAEIRMLRKLGGDAVGMSTVPEVIVAKHMGMRVIGISCISNMAAGILDQPLSHDEVMDTAERVKSKFSSLVREIVRELE from the coding sequence ATGGCAGAATTGCTGCATAGAATACAAGAAGCGGCCAAGGCAATCAAAGACAGGGTACAACCTGTTCCCGCCGTCGGCCTGGTATTGGGTTCGGGGCTGGGGGTTCTGGCCGAGGAAGTACAGGACGCCATCCGGGTTCCTTATGGCGAGATTCCCCATTTTCCCGTATCTACGGTTGAGGGGCATGCCGGACAATTCGTGTTTGGGACGTTTGCCGGCAAGTTTGTGGCCATGATGCAGGGACGCTTCCATTATTACGAAGGGTATTCGCTGGAACAGGTCACCTTCCCGGTTCGCGTTATGAAACAGTTGGGTATTGATACCATTATAGTGACCAATGCCGCCGGCGGGATCAATCCCGAGTGGGAAGCGGGAGATCTGATGCTGATTCGCGACCATCTCAATCTCACTTCGCAAAACCCGCTGATCGGACACAACGAAGCCGATTTGGGACCGCGATTTCCCGATATGTCCGACGCATACAACCGGGAATTGCGTGAATTGGTGAAACAGGTTGCCGACAAACTCGGCATCGGTTTGCGGGAAGGAGTTTATGCGGGGCTGACAGGTCCAAGCTATGAAACGCCCGCAGAGATCCGGATGCTTCGCAAGCTGGGTGGCGACGCGGTTGGCATGTCGACGGTACCTGAAGTAATCGTGGCCAAGCATATGGGAATGCGGGTTATCGGGATCAGCTGCATCTCCAACATGGCTGCGGGAATTCTGGATCAGCCCTTGAGCCATGATGAAGTCATGGATACGGCGGAACGGGTCAAAAGCAAATTCAGCAGCCTTGTCCGCGAAATTGTCAGGGAATTGGAGTGA
- the spoIIAA gene encoding anti-sigma F factor antagonist, translating into MSLQVGTEKIGTTLVVRLAGELDHHTAELVRDRVEQELDKGVCRNLIFTLEQLVFMDSSGLGVILGRYKRISQLGGRMSLCAVNDSMRKLFELSGILKILPVYDTETRALTEMGEV; encoded by the coding sequence ATGAGCCTGCAAGTGGGAACGGAGAAGATCGGAACCACCCTGGTAGTTCGTTTGGCTGGTGAACTGGATCATCACACAGCTGAATTGGTAAGGGATCGCGTGGAACAGGAATTGGATAAAGGTGTCTGCAGGAATTTGATATTCACGCTCGAACAGCTGGTTTTTATGGACAGTTCCGGATTGGGCGTAATTCTGGGACGGTATAAGCGCATCTCCCAATTGGGGGGCAGAATGTCACTGTGCGCGGTGAATGATTCCATGCGCAAACTCTTCGAACTGTCCGGCATCCTCAAGATTTTGCCGGTATATGATACCGAAACCCGTGCTTTGACGGAAATGGGGGAGGTATAA